In Agrococcus jenensis, the genomic window GATCCCGACGTTCACGTGGGGCGCGATCTTCCAGGACCGCGAGGCCGCGCGCTTCCGTCGCGTCGTCGAGGCCGCGTGCGCGGTGACGAAGCTCAAGCTGCCCGCCGACGCCGCGGAGATGCTCGCCGACCAGTCGCTCGCCGAGCAGACCTTCGTGATGTGGGACCTCATCCACGACCGCACCCACATGCGGGGCGACCTGCCGTTCGACCCGTTCATGATCAAGCAGCGCATGCCCTTCTTCCTCTACTCGCTCGAGGAGCTGCGCTGCGACCTCACCGCGTTCCGCGAGTCGGTCGCCATCGAGCGGCGCATCGCGGCGATGCCGGTCACCGGCGAGGGGGCTGCGACGGAGGCCGACCGCGACCTGGCGAAGCACGCCAAGCTCGTGCAGTACGCGGTGATCTTCGACCGCATCTTCCGCTTCGCGATCACCGGCACCCGCACGCGCAACTACGACGGCCTCGGCGGCCAGCTGCTCTTCGCGTGGCTGCACCAGCACCGCGTGCTGCACTGGACCGACACGCAGCTCGCGTTCGACTGGGACGAGGTGCCCGACGTCGTGAACAAGCTCGGCGAGGCGATCGAGCTGCTGTACTGGAAGTCGATCGACCGGCCGAAGATCGCGCACTGGCTCGCCGCCTATGAGCTCGTCTCCTCCGTCGTCGAGCCGCACCCCGCATCCGCGTGGAAGGCCGGCGCGCTGCCGCTCGAGGGGGCGCCGCGACAGCTGACCGACCTCGTGATGGACGACGAGTTCCCGCTGTCGATGTTCTACGAGGCCTTCGAGAAGAAGATGCGCGACGTCATCGCCTCGACGAAGGGCATCACGGCCTAGCGCTCGTCCACTCACCAGCGAGGAGGCTCCCGGCAGGGAGCCTCCTCGCTGCATGCGGATGCGGAATGCCGTACGCCGCTCGGAGGTTCGCCTCGAGGACTGCTCGCTGAGCGTCGAAGGCTTCGAGGAAGGGTTCACCATGACCAAGATCACCGTGCTGGGCGCCACCGGGTTCGCCGGCGGCCACATCGCAGCGGAGGCCGCGAGCCGCGGCCACGAGCTCACGCTCGTCTCGCGGTCCGCGCCGCAGGACGCGCCCGCCGGCGCTCGCGTCATCCAGGGCTCGGTGCTCGACGCCGACGTGCTCGCCCAGGCGATCGACGGCGCCGACGTCGTGGTGGGCGCGCTGTCGCCCCGCGGCGACATGGAGGGCAAGGTCGCGGATGCCTACGCCGACGTCGCCGCCCGGCTCGCGCCCGGCACGCGCTTCATCATCGTCGGCGGCTTCGGCTCGCTGAAGGACGAGGCGGGCGACCGCATCGTCGAGACCGCAGCGTTCGCGCCGGAGTACAAGCCCGAGTCGCTCGAGCTCTTCTCCGCCTTCGAGCGCGTGAGCGCGACCGACGTCGACTGGACCTACGTGAGCCCGGCCGGCACCTTCGGCGGGTACGTGCCCGACCAGACGCGGCGCGGCGAGTACCGCACCGGCGGCGACGCGGCCTTCTACGACGCGGACGGGCAGTCGGTCATCTCGGGTCCCGACTTCGGGCTCGCGATCGTCGACGAGATCGAGGCCGGCGCGCACGTGCGCGAGCACATCTCGTTCGCGTACTGAGCGGGCTCGCTCGCGGCAGCGGCATCCGCCCCTGTCGCGAGCGCCGCGCGTCTGCGACAGTGCTGGCATGGACGTCGAGTGGATCCCTGATTACGGTGAGCTCCTGAAGCGCGGCCTGCGCGTGCCGCTGGAGGGCAGCGAGGACGACGCGGTCGCCGCGGTGCTCGAGCAGCTCGACGCCGGCGGCGGGACACCCGGCGAGGTGGAGGTGCGCGACCTCGTGCGCGAGGCGCGCGCGGGCGCGGCGAAGCACCACGACTGAGCGTGGCGAACCCGGTGCTGCGAGCGCTGCGGCGCATCGCGGCGCCGGTGTCGCGCACGCGATGGTTCCGCCGCGTCGGACCGCGAGCGCTGCCGGTCGCCGAGCGGCTGCTGCGCCGCGCCACCGGCGGACGGCTCGTGGTGTCGGGCATCCTCGTGCCGTCCCTCGTGCTCCAAACGACCGGCGCGCGGTCCGGGCAGCCCCGCAGCTCCGAGCTGATGTACACCCCGGACGGCCGCGGCGGCGCCATCGTCGCAGGCACGAGCTTCGCGCGCGCGGCGCATCCGGCATGGACGGCGAACCTGGCCGCGCATCCCGACGCAGAGGTCGTCGTCCGGGGCCGGCGGTTCCGCGTGCACGCCGAGCTCGTGCGCGATGCCGAGCGCGAGGCGACCTGGGCGCGCATCGAGCGGCAGTGGCCCGGCTACCGCCAGTACGAGCGCGACTCCGGCCGCACGGTGCGGCTCTTCCGGCTGACGACGGGTGCCGTCCCATCGCCGTTCGACGGCCGGCTCTGGGGCCGTCTCCGCGGATGACGCGCGATCGGCGCGGCTCGCCCCTACGCTGACGCCATGGCATCGCTCATCCCGCCGGTCGACCCGAGGCGCCGCACCGCCGACGTGCTCAGCAGCGCCGCCGTGCTCGTCGCGATCGCGGTGCTCGGCTACGCCGCCACCATCGTCATGGGCGTGCTGCTGTTCGCGGCGAACCCCGAGGGTGGCGCCGCCCGCACGTGGGCGATGCTGCTCACGTGGCAGCTGCCGCTCGCCCTCTGGATCGCCGCGGCCATCGCCGTCGTCGTCCTCGCGGTGCAGCGCCGCCGCACGCTGCGCGTGAGCCTCATCGGCGCGAGCGTCATCGCGGTCTCCATCACCGCTGGGCTCGTCGTCGCCGCCGGCTGACCACGCGGATCCACGAGGGCGGGCGCGCACGGCACACTGGAGCCATGCGCATCCTCATCGCCGGCGCCACGAGCGCGCTCGGGCACGCCACGGCATCCGCCCTGCTCGAGTCCGGTCACCACGTCATCGCGGTCGGCTCGAACGCCGACCGCTTGGGCATGGTCGATGCGAGCGAGCGATTCGAGTGCGACCTCACCGACCCGGATGCGGTCGGGCAGCTCGGCGAGGAGGTCGGCGAGCTCGACGGCCTGCTGCACCTGGTCGGCGGCTGGCGTGGTGGCGGCGGCCTCGCGGGTCAGTCCGACGAGGACTGGGCGTGGCTCGAGGCGCGCGTCGTGCGCACGCTGCGCAACACCACCCGCACCTTCGCCGACGCGATCGGGCGATCGGAGGCGGGCGTCATCGCGATCGTCTCGACGACCGGCGTCGAGCGGCCGACCGCCGGCAACGCGAACTACGTGGCGCTCAAGGCGGCCGCCGAGGCGTGGCTCGCCGCCGTCGCCCACCAGCTGCGCGCCACCCCGGCCCGCACGGTCGTGAAGCGGGTGAAGGCGCTCGTCTCCGACGCCGACCGCGCGGCGCAGCCCGACCGCGACTTCGCCGGCCACACCGACGTCACCGCCCTCGCCGCCGAGCTCACCGCAGAGTTCTCTCAACGGAGCAGCCGGTAGCGCGAGGGCAGTATCCCCTCCTGCGACCAGCCACTCCGTTGAGAGGTCAGTCGGTGCGGGTGAGCAGGAAGAGCGGGATGAGGCGGTCGGTCTTCTCCTGGTAGCTCGCGTAGTCGGGCCATGCCGCGACCGCGCGCTCCCACCAGGCGTCGCGCTCGGCGCCCGGCTCGAGCTCGCGCGCCACGTAGTCGTGGCGCTCGGCGAGGTCCTGCAGCTCGACGAGCGGGTGCTGCTGCAGGTTGTAGTACCAGACGGGGTGCTCCGGGGCGCCGCCCTTCGAGGCGACGACGACGTACTCGCCCTCGTGCTCGACGCGCATGAGCGCGGTCTTGCGCAGCTTGCCCGACCTCGCGCCGACGCTCGTCAGCAGGATGATCGGCTTGCCCCGCAGGGTGTTGGCCTCGGCGCCGGCGGATGCCTCGAACGCCTCCGCCTGCTTGCGCGCCCACTCGGAGGTGCTGGGTGCGTACTCGCCCGTCAATGGCATGCGTGCTCCTTCGTCCCTCGCGAGCGTAGCCCGGCCGCGAGACCGAAGCCGAGCGTTGCCCGAGCGGGCGCGCCGACGTACGGTCCATGCAGCGGCGCACCCCGGGAGGACCCATGGCCATCGCAGTGCTCGACATGTCGATGTCGCTCGACGGCTTCATCGCCGGACCCGACGACAGCCCTCAGCTGCCCGGCGGCGCCGGCTTCTCGCTCCACGACTGGATCGGCGACCCTGACGACCCCGGCAGCGCCGACGGCCGCGACCGCGAGCTCATGGACGCCGTCCGCGACGCCGGCGCGGTGCTGTCCGGCAGGCGCACCGCCGAGCAGGCCGGGCACTGGGGCGGCGACCACCACGGGATGGGCGTGCCGATCTTCGTCGTCAGCCGGCACCAGCCGAGCGCCGACGCGGCAGCGTTCCCGCTCGTGCACTACGTCGCCGACCCGGTCGACGCGATCCGCCAGGCGAAGGCTGCCGCGGGCCAGCGACGCGTGCACATGATCGGCGCCGCGTGGGTGCCGGCCGCGCTCGAGGCGGGCGCGATCGACGAGATCCAGATCCATCACGTGCCGCTGCTGCTCGGCGCGGGCCGCCGCCTGTTCGACGTGCTGCCCGCCCCCATCCGGCTCGAGATCGCCGAGGTCATCAGCACCCCACGCGCCACGCACGTCCGCTACCGCGTCCTCTCCCCCTGACCCGCAGGATTCTCAACGTCGCCAGTGGTCGCGCATCGCCCTCACAGCCTCGCGCAACCACCCGCGACGTTGAGGATCAGAGGCGACCGACGCGGGTGACGCGCACGACGGCGGTGCCGGCCTCCGCGGATGCGGCGAGGTCGATCGACGCCCAGATGCGCCAGTCGTGGTCGCCGGCCGGGTCGGCGAGGATCTGCTGCGCCTCCCAGACGGACGGGCCCTCGTCGATCTGCAGCATCCGGGCGCTGCGCGCGTCCGCCCCGGTGCCGATCGACCCGTGCTCCTCGTAGTAGGCGTCGAGCGCCTCGCCCCAGGCATCGGCGCCGAAGCCCGCGGCCGCGTCGAGCTCGCCCAGCTCCTCGTGCTTGTCGAGCGCGGCGAGCTGCACGCGCCGGAACAGCTCGTTGCGCACGAGCACCCGGAACGCCCGCGGGTTCGCGACCACCGAGGGCGGCGGCGGCGGCGCGATCGGCGCCTCGCCGGGCGCGGCGGGATGCATGAGCTCCTCCCACTCGTCGAGCAGGCTCGAGTCGACCTGCCGCACGACCTCGCCGAGCCACTCGATGAGGTCGAGCAGCTCGTCGGTCTTGGCCTCGTCCGGCACCGTCTGGCGGATCGCGCGGTACGCATCCGACAGGTACCGCAGCACGAGCCCCTCGCTGCGGGCGAGCGCGTAGTGCTGCACGTAGTCGGCGAACGTCATCGCCCGCTCCCACATGTCGCGCACCACCGACTTCGGCGACAGCGCGAAGTCCGACACCCACGGCTGCGACGATGCGAAGACCGCGAGCGCCTCGGTGAGCAGCTCGTCGAGCGGCTTCGGGTGCGTGACCGCCTCGAGCAGCTCCATGCGCTGGTCGTACTCGATGCCGTCGGCCTTCATCGCCGCGACCGCCTCGCCTCGCGCGAGGAACTGCTGCTGCGACAGGATCGGCCGCGGGTCGTCGAGCGTCGACTCGATCACCGAGATGACGTCGAGCGGATGCGTCGGGTCAGCCGGGTCGAGCATGTCGATGACCGCGAGCGCGAACGGCGACAGCGGCTGGTTGAGGGCGAAGTTCGGCTGCAGGTCGACGGTGAGGCGGATGCGGTCGGGACCGCCGTGCGAATCGGCGTGCTGCTCGACGACGCCCGCGGTGCGCAGCGTGCGGTAGATCGCGAGCGCCCGGCGCTCCAGCGTCAGCTGCGACCGCCACGACTCGTGCGAGGAGGCGATGAGCTCGCGCATCTCGGCGAACGCGTCACCACCGCGGCCGATGACGTTGAGCAGCATCGAGTGGCTCACCTGCATGTGCGAGGTGAGCGGCTCGGGCTCGGCGGCGATGAGCTTCTCGAACGACGGCTGACCCCACGAGACGAAGCCCTCGGGCGCCTTCTTGCGCACGAGCTTGCGGCGCTTCTTGGGGTCGTCGCCCGCCTTCGCGAGCATCTTCGCGTTGTCGGCCTCGTGCTCGGGCGCCTGCGCCACGACCGTGCCGGCGGTGTCGTAGCCGGCGCGGCCCGCGCGGCCCGCGATCTGGTGGAACTCGCGCGCCGAGAGCTGGCGCATCCGGGTGCCGTCGAACTTCGTCAGCCCGGTGAGCAGCACCGTGCGGATGGGCACGTTGATGCCGACGCCGAGGGTGTCGGTGCCGCAGATGACGCGCAGCAGCCCCTTCTGGGCGAGCTGCTCGACGAGCCGCCGATACTTCGGCAGCATGCCGGCGTGGTGCACGCCGATGCCCGAGCGGACGAGCCGCGACAGCGTCTGCCCGAAGCGCGTCGTGAAGCGGAACTCGCCGATCGCGTCGGCGATCTGGTCGCGCTGCTCGCGGCTGATGATCTTCACCGAGGTGAGCGCCTGCGCGCGCTCGAGCGCCGCCGCCTGCGAGAAGTGCACGATGTAGACCGGCGCGCGCTGGGTGGAGAGCAGCTCCTCGATCGTCTCGTGCACGGGCGTCATGGCGTACTCGTACGAGAGCGGCACGGGCCGCTCGACGCCGGTGACGACCGCGGTCTCGCGGCCGGTGCGGCGACTGAGGTCGTCGGCGATGCGGGTCACGTCGCCGAGCGTCGCCGACATCAGCACGAACTGCACGTGCGGCAGCGTCAGCAACGGCACCTGCCATGCCCAGCCGCGCTGCGGGTCGCCGTAGAAGTGGAACTCGTCCATGACGACCTGGTCGACGTCGGCTGCGTCGCCGTTGCGCAGCGCCAGGTTCGCGAGGATCTCCGCGGTGCAGCAGATGATCGGCGCATCCGCGTTCACCGAGGAGTCGCCCGTCACCATGCCGACCTTCTCGGCACCGAAGATCTCGACGAGCGCGAAGAACTTCTCGCTCACGAGCGCCTTGATGGGCGCCGTGTAGAAGGTGCGCTTGCCCTGCGCGAGCGCGGCGAAGTGCGCGCCGGCCGCGACGAGCGACTTCCCCGTGCCGGTGGGCGTCGAGAGGATGAGGTTGGCGCCGCTGACGATCTCCATGAGCGCCTCCTCCTGCGCCGGGTAGAGCGGCAGTCCGCGCTCGGCCGACCAGGCGGCGAACGCCTCGAACGCGGCGTCGGAATCCCAGGTCGCTGGCGCGTGGTCGAGGAGGCTCATCCCGTCGATCCTCCCGCACCACGCGCCGCTCGGTAGAATCTCCTGTGCTCCCCCATCATTCGGACCCGTCCGGCGTGCCCGCAGACCAGCCCGCGTCGCCCGATGCGGCAGCCGACGCAGCAGCGGAAGCGGCGCCCGCGACGCTCGACGCCGCCGACGTCGCCACGACCCTCCGCGTGCTCGAGACGCTCCACAGCATGGACCGCGACGACCCGCACTACGTCGCGGTGCGGCAGGCGACCGCGAACATGTTCAAGGAGGTCAAGCTCGCGAGCCGCAAGGCGAAGCACGCGCGCATCCAGGCCGCCGACCGTGCCGTCGTCGCCGCGACCGCGACCGGCGCCCCCGACCGCATCGACGACGAGACGCGCGGCATCCCGCTCGCGACGCGTGCCGCGGCGCCCACCGCGGGCACGCTCATCAAGTCGCGCGGCTGCTACATCTGCAAGCAGCAGTACACGCTCGTGGACGCCTTCTACCACCAGCTCTGCCCTGCCTGTGCGGCCACGAGCCACGCGAAGCGCGACGCCCGCACCGACCTCACCGGCAAGCGTGCGCTGCTCACCGGCGGCCGGGCGAAGATCGGCATGCACATCGCGCTGCGGCTGCTGCGCGACGGTGCCCACACGACGATCACGACGCGGTTCCCGCGGGATGCGGTGCGCCGCTTCTCGTCGCTCCCCGACTCTGCGGAGTGGCTGCACCGCCTCAAGGTTGTCGGCATCGACCTGCGCGACCCCGCGCAGGTGATCGGGCTCGCCGAGGAAGTCGCTGCCGCAGGTCCGCTCGACATCCTGATCAACAACGCCGCGCAGACCGTCCGCCGCTCCGCGGGCGCCTACGCGCCGCTCGTCGAGGCCGAGCTCGAGCCGCTGCCCGCCGCCGGGCCGAACGGCGGCCCGCTGCCCGAGCTCGTGACCTTCGGGCACACGAACGACGCGCATCCGCTCTCGCTCACCGCATCCGTCGCCGCGCACCCGGTGCTCGCGAGCACCGCCCGCACCGCCGACGAGCTCACCGCCGAGGCGATGGCGGCGGGCTCGAGCTCGCTCGAGCGGCTCGCGGCCGGCACCGCGATCGACGCCGGCGGACTCGTGCCCGACGAGGAGCACGTCAACTCGTGGACGCAGCACGTCGACCAGGTCGAGCCGCTCGAGATGCTCGAGGTGCAGCTCGCCAACATGACGGCGCCGTTCCTGCTGGTCTCGCGACTGCGGCCGTCGCTCGCCGCGTCGAGCGCCCGGCGCACCTACGTCGTGAACGTGTCGGCGATGGAGGGCGTCTTCGGCCGCGGCTACAAGGGCCCCGGCCACCCGCACACGAACATGGCGAAGGCCGCGCTCAACATGCTCACCCGCACGAGCGCACGCGAGATGTTCGAGAGCGACGGCATCCTCATGACCGCCGTCGACACGGGCTGGATCACCGACGAGCGGCCGCACTTCACGAAGGTGCGGCTCGCCGAGGAGGGCTTCCACGCCCCGCTCGACCTCGTCGACGGCGCCGCCCGCGTCTACGACCCGATCGTGCGCGGCGAGGCGGGCGAGGACCTCTTCGGCGTCTTCCTCAAGGACTACGCGCCCGGCTCCTGGTGAGCGCAGGTCGTGGTGAGCGCAGGTCCTGGTGACGACGTGACCGCGACTCGATGACGCCCGCCGAGCTGCGGGCGCTGCCGCCCGGCACGCGCGTGGTCGTGCGCTACCGGCTGCACGGCGACTCGCACGGCGCCACGGATGCGCTCGGCGACCTGGTCGCCGTCGGCCCAGCGACGTGCACGGTCGCGACCCGTCGCGGCGAGGTCGTCATCGCGATCGCCGACATCGTGGCGGCGAAGACCGTGCCGCCGGCGCCGGAGCGGCGCCCGCGCTAGCCCCGCGGCGCAATCCACCGCGGGATCCCAGGCGGGCGGGGCTAGCGTGTACCCCGCAGCAGTCCGCGAGCAAGGAGAGCGTCATGTCCCAGTACGACGACCCCAACGCAGCGCGTCGCGCCGACGCCGACGGCGACGGCATCCCCGATCGCGCCGAGACCGAGCGACTCGACGACCGCGCGCAGCGCGACGGAGCGACCGCGTCCGACACCTCGACAGACCGCAGCGCGACGACGCGCGACGCGAGCACGCAGGCCGCGCCCACCGCCGTCGAGCCGAAGCGCGTGACGCTCGACCCCTCGCTCGACTCGCACCAGCGGCAGGGCGTGACCGGTGGCACGTGGATCGCGCTGATCCTCGGCACGCTCATCCTCGTGCTGCTGCTCATCTTCATCCTGCAGAACAACGTGCCCGCCGACTTCGCCTACTTCGGCTTCGCGTTCAACCTGCCGCTGGGCGTCGCGATGCTCTTCGCGGCGATCGCGGGCGTGCTCATCGCCGCGCTGCTCGGCTCGGTGCGCCTCTTCAAGCTGAGCCGTCGCGTGCGCAAGCTCGAGAAGGAGCGCGAGACCATCAAGCGCGCGATCCGC contains:
- a CDS encoding DUF6421 family protein, whose translation is MTMTQATAADLRQHPAWLRIKAAATALQPMQSKSGAIEDAADHDAARGHVTDLVEGIREITPEFPHDAAYLAQAAVDFERWAAEGFGVPDFFDALVEFQPQQHRVDGLQHLVVFPMVTQNGSSDRLVEAVLVEVIWPDFIADLEAGDYSNALFVPLRFIDFTAGYDTNSAVLFPETVAMREIPTFTWGAIFQDREAARFRRVVEAACAVTKLKLPADAAEMLADQSLAEQTFVMWDLIHDRTHMRGDLPFDPFMIKQRMPFFLYSLEELRCDLTAFRESVAIERRIAAMPVTGEGAATEADRDLAKHAKLVQYAVIFDRIFRFAITGTRTRNYDGLGGQLLFAWLHQHRVLHWTDTQLAFDWDEVPDVVNKLGEAIELLYWKSIDRPKIAHWLAAYELVSSVVEPHPASAWKAGALPLEGAPRQLTDLVMDDEFPLSMFYEAFEKKMRDVIASTKGITA
- a CDS encoding NAD(P)-dependent oxidoreductase, with product MTKITVLGATGFAGGHIAAEAASRGHELTLVSRSAPQDAPAGARVIQGSVLDADVLAQAIDGADVVVGALSPRGDMEGKVADAYADVAARLAPGTRFIIVGGFGSLKDEAGDRIVETAAFAPEYKPESLELFSAFERVSATDVDWTYVSPAGTFGGYVPDQTRRGEYRTGGDAAFYDADGQSVISGPDFGLAIVDEIEAGAHVREHISFAY
- a CDS encoding nitroreductase family deazaflavin-dependent oxidoreductase — its product is MANPVLRALRRIAAPVSRTRWFRRVGPRALPVAERLLRRATGGRLVVSGILVPSLVLQTTGARSGQPRSSELMYTPDGRGGAIVAGTSFARAAHPAWTANLAAHPDAEVVVRGRRFRVHAELVRDAEREATWARIERQWPGYRQYERDSGRTVRLFRLTTGAVPSPFDGRLWGRLRG
- a CDS encoding SDR family NAD(P)-dependent oxidoreductase; this encodes MRILIAGATSALGHATASALLESGHHVIAVGSNADRLGMVDASERFECDLTDPDAVGQLGEEVGELDGLLHLVGGWRGGGGLAGQSDEDWAWLEARVVRTLRNTTRTFADAIGRSEAGVIAIVSTTGVERPTAGNANYVALKAAAEAWLAAVAHQLRATPARTVVKRVKALVSDADRAAQPDRDFAGHTDVTALAAELTAEFSQRSSR
- a CDS encoding nitroreductase family deazaflavin-dependent oxidoreductase; this translates as MPLTGEYAPSTSEWARKQAEAFEASAGAEANTLRGKPIILLTSVGARSGKLRKTALMRVEHEGEYVVVASKGGAPEHPVWYYNLQQHPLVELQDLAERHDYVARELEPGAERDAWWERAVAAWPDYASYQEKTDRLIPLFLLTRTD
- a CDS encoding dihydrofolate reductase family protein, whose amino-acid sequence is MAIAVLDMSMSLDGFIAGPDDSPQLPGGAGFSLHDWIGDPDDPGSADGRDRELMDAVRDAGAVLSGRRTAEQAGHWGGDHHGMGVPIFVVSRHQPSADAAAFPLVHYVADPVDAIRQAKAAAGQRRVHMIGAAWVPAALEAGAIDEIQIHHVPLLLGAGRRLFDVLPAPIRLEIAEVISTPRATHVRYRVLSP
- a CDS encoding DEAD/DEAH box helicase; amino-acid sequence: MSLLDHAPATWDSDAAFEAFAAWSAERGLPLYPAQEEALMEIVSGANLILSTPTGTGKSLVAAGAHFAALAQGKRTFYTAPIKALVSEKFFALVEIFGAEKVGMVTGDSSVNADAPIICCTAEILANLALRNGDAADVDQVVMDEFHFYGDPQRGWAWQVPLLTLPHVQFVLMSATLGDVTRIADDLSRRTGRETAVVTGVERPVPLSYEYAMTPVHETIEELLSTQRAPVYIVHFSQAAALERAQALTSVKIISREQRDQIADAIGEFRFTTRFGQTLSRLVRSGIGVHHAGMLPKYRRLVEQLAQKGLLRVICGTDTLGVGINVPIRTVLLTGLTKFDGTRMRQLSAREFHQIAGRAGRAGYDTAGTVVAQAPEHEADNAKMLAKAGDDPKKRRKLVRKKAPEGFVSWGQPSFEKLIAAEPEPLTSHMQVSHSMLLNVIGRGGDAFAEMRELIASSHESWRSQLTLERRALAIYRTLRTAGVVEQHADSHGGPDRIRLTVDLQPNFALNQPLSPFALAVIDMLDPADPTHPLDVISVIESTLDDPRPILSQQQFLARGEAVAAMKADGIEYDQRMELLEAVTHPKPLDELLTEALAVFASSQPWVSDFALSPKSVVRDMWERAMTFADYVQHYALARSEGLVLRYLSDAYRAIRQTVPDEAKTDELLDLIEWLGEVVRQVDSSLLDEWEELMHPAAPGEAPIAPPPPPSVVANPRAFRVLVRNELFRRVQLAALDKHEELGELDAAAGFGADAWGEALDAYYEEHGSIGTGADARSARMLQIDEGPSVWEAQQILADPAGDHDWRIWASIDLAASAEAGTAVVRVTRVGRL
- a CDS encoding SDR family oxidoreductase, with amino-acid sequence MPADQPASPDAAADAAAEAAPATLDAADVATTLRVLETLHSMDRDDPHYVAVRQATANMFKEVKLASRKAKHARIQAADRAVVAATATGAPDRIDDETRGIPLATRAAAPTAGTLIKSRGCYICKQQYTLVDAFYHQLCPACAATSHAKRDARTDLTGKRALLTGGRAKIGMHIALRLLRDGAHTTITTRFPRDAVRRFSSLPDSAEWLHRLKVVGIDLRDPAQVIGLAEEVAAAGPLDILINNAAQTVRRSAGAYAPLVEAELEPLPAAGPNGGPLPELVTFGHTNDAHPLSLTASVAAHPVLASTARTADELTAEAMAAGSSSLERLAAGTAIDAGGLVPDEEHVNSWTQHVDQVEPLEMLEVQLANMTAPFLLVSRLRPSLAASSARRTYVVNVSAMEGVFGRGYKGPGHPHTNMAKAALNMLTRTSAREMFESDGILMTAVDTGWITDERPHFTKVRLAEEGFHAPLDLVDGAARVYDPIVRGEAGEDLFGVFLKDYAPGSW
- a CDS encoding ferrous iron transport protein A gives rise to the protein MTPAELRALPPGTRVVVRYRLHGDSHGATDALGDLVAVGPATCTVATRRGEVVIAIADIVAAKTVPPAPERRPR
- a CDS encoding LapA family protein, with the translated sequence MSQYDDPNAARRADADGDGIPDRAETERLDDRAQRDGATASDTSTDRSATTRDASTQAAPTAVEPKRVTLDPSLDSHQRQGVTGGTWIALILGTLILVLLLIFILQNNVPADFAYFGFAFNLPLGVAMLFAAIAGVLIAALLGSVRLFKLSRRVRKLEKERETIKRAIR